In the genome of Deinococcus deserti VCD115, one region contains:
- a CDS encoding CopD family protein yields the protein MTAGFAHFLMFLAVAVLLAASLVWRRLAPHGLTLPRHPFAWLGAGFWLMLTGLALNVAATLSALGFTTPGDVIDYLLTTGPGRAALVTLLGTTLLLVAEVGEWSAPVARSGAAAGVTVMLWGLAGLGHGADHESVLVRAAHALHSGAMGGWVGGMLMLVVGRPTHWTRMARAFSPLALTCVVVLGVSGVLMGVSHAGPPGQWTASPYGRTLLLKLLAVLGVLTAAWRVRRHRSDRPADVPFLALRVELGLLLVVLVLTAVLVISASPTHG from the coding sequence ATGACCGCTGGATTCGCGCATTTTCTGATGTTTCTGGCTGTGGCCGTGCTGCTGGCCGCCAGCCTGGTGTGGAGACGGTTGGCCCCTCATGGTCTGACCCTCCCTCGCCACCCGTTCGCGTGGCTGGGTGCCGGGTTCTGGCTGATGCTGACTGGACTCGCGCTGAACGTTGCTGCCACGCTGAGTGCCCTTGGATTCACGACTCCTGGTGACGTGATCGACTACCTGCTGACGACTGGACCAGGCCGGGCTGCCCTGGTGACCTTATTGGGCACGACGTTGCTGCTGGTGGCGGAGGTGGGTGAATGGTCCGCCCCGGTAGCCCGAAGTGGCGCCGCCGCGGGCGTCACCGTGATGTTGTGGGGCCTGGCCGGCCTGGGGCATGGCGCGGATCATGAGAGCGTGCTGGTGCGCGCCGCACACGCCCTGCATAGCGGGGCGATGGGCGGCTGGGTAGGCGGGATGCTGATGCTGGTCGTCGGACGTCCAACCCACTGGACGCGGATGGCCCGCGCTTTCTCACCGCTGGCCCTGACGTGTGTGGTTGTGCTGGGTGTGAGTGGGGTGCTGATGGGCGTCTCCCACGCGGGCCCACCTGGACAATGGACCGCCAGCCCGTACGGCCGCACGCTGCTGCTCAAGCTGTTGGCGGTGCTGGGCGTGCTGACAGCTGCATGGCGCGTGCGGCGCCACCGGTCAGACCGCCCCGCGGACGTCCCCTTCCTGGCGTTGCGTGTGGAACTGGGCCTGCTCCTGGTGGTGCTGGTCCTCACGGCTGTACTGGTGATCAGCGCGTCCCCGACCCACGGCTGA
- a CDS encoding nuclear transport factor 2 family protein has protein sequence MSTPKQQVIDVLKAIETGASAPFAVINPQNYTHHILGAADGLTGYRALLQALPAGSARVNTVRVFQDGNHVFTHTDYNFFGPKIGIDVFRFENGRIVEHWNNVQQTPTGPNPSGHTMIDGPTTATDLQHTQRNKQLVARFVDDILVHGRMDKLTAYFDGDRYIQHHPQIADGLSGLGAALDAMAKVGVTMRYTKVHKVLGEGNFVLVMSEGTLGGKPTSFYDLFRVENGKIAEHWDTVETIPARSEWKNGNGKF, from the coding sequence ATGAGCACCCCCAAGCAACAGGTCATCGACGTCCTCAAAGCCATCGAAACCGGTGCCTCCGCCCCCTTCGCCGTGATCAACCCCCAGAACTACACTCACCACATCCTCGGCGCTGCGGATGGTCTCACAGGCTACCGTGCCCTGCTCCAGGCCCTCCCGGCGGGCAGTGCCCGCGTCAACACCGTCCGCGTCTTCCAGGACGGCAACCACGTCTTCACCCACACCGACTACAACTTCTTCGGCCCCAAGATCGGCATTGATGTCTTCCGCTTCGAGAACGGCCGGATCGTCGAGCACTGGAACAACGTCCAGCAGACTCCCACAGGCCCCAACCCCAGCGGGCACACCATGATTGACGGCCCCACCACCGCCACCGACCTTCAGCACACCCAGCGGAACAAACAACTTGTCGCGCGCTTCGTCGACGACATCCTCGTCCACGGCCGCATGGACAAGCTCACCGCCTACTTCGACGGCGACCGGTACATCCAGCACCACCCCCAGATTGCCGACGGTCTCAGCGGCCTCGGCGCGGCCCTCGACGCGATGGCGAAAGTGGGCGTCACCATGCGGTACACCAAAGTTCATAAGGTCCTCGGTGAAGGTAACTTCGTCCTCGTCATGAGCGAGGGCACCCTCGGCGGGAAGCCCACCAGCTTCTATGACCTCTTCCGCGTGGAGAATGGCAAGATTGCCGAGCACTGGGACACCGTCGAAACCATTCCTGCGCGCAGCGAGTGGAAGAACGGCAACGGCAAATTCTGA
- a CDS encoding Rrf2 family transcriptional regulator → MNSQYAIAVHILTLISLYPHNARTSDEIAASVGVNPVVVRNVMSLLRKAGLLDTRQGSPGARLIRPPEAITLLDVYHAVNAPELVFKLHDQPHPQCPVGGNIQAALTTVLGNAQQAMEDHLATVTLADIMADLVQLAL, encoded by the coding sequence ATGAACAGCCAGTACGCCATCGCCGTCCACATCCTCACCCTCATCAGCCTGTACCCCCACAACGCCCGTACCAGTGACGAAATCGCCGCCAGCGTCGGCGTCAATCCCGTCGTCGTCCGTAATGTTATGAGTCTCCTGCGCAAGGCCGGACTGCTCGATACCCGCCAAGGCTCTCCAGGCGCACGGCTCATCCGCCCGCCCGAAGCCATCACCCTGCTCGACGTTTACCACGCGGTCAATGCACCAGAACTTGTGTTCAAGCTGCATGACCAGCCTCACCCGCAGTGCCCGGTCGGCGGGAACATTCAGGCGGCTCTGACAACGGTCCTCGGAAACGCGCAGCAGGCGATGGAAGACCACCTTGCGACAGTGACCCTCGCAGACATCATGGCTGATCTCGTCCAGCTGGCCCTCTGA